ATTGGATTCTTGTATCAATCAAATGAGTATTCAAAATACAAAAACTTGGTTAAAGAGATAGTATTAGCTAAAGGCGTGACTAAAGATTTGGATTATATAGATAGCATAACCAGTGGCATTTTTTCTCCTTTTATGAATTCACAGTTCTTCAATTTAAATACGTATGTCATGTTTGTCTGTTTCGTGATTTTTGTAAGTAGCATGATTATTTTATATTTTAAAAAAGAAGAACGCGGCGACCGCGGTATTTAAACGATGGTTTCGATCGATGGTAAATCTTAAGACTCAATCTCCGGAAGCTAGAGATTGAGTCTTTCATTTTGAAGGACGAATGAGAGTATTCTAGGAATCGTCTATCATAAATTTATAACGATTCCTTAGCCTAGCTAAATTATCATCTTCTTAAAAAGTCATGGGAAACCCCATTAAATAACTTAATGACAAATAACTTAATGACGTTTGTGTAGAAAAAGGCGTATACATATTTCTATATCGAAATGTATACGTCTTTTTCTACACTCTTTAAATCTATTTTTACGAACATAATCGTTGATAAAATAGGTAGATGAAGAGATGTGTTCCTTGGTTGATTTTCATATTTTGTCAAATAGGATCAATTACTGCACCTGATCAGACAGATACACATGTACGAAAGAACCATAAAAAATAAAAAAATTATATATAATTACTCATATATGTAATCTAGTCACCTTATTTATAGATATCCTGACGGTGCCCAATTTCAAAGATCAAGATGACGACTTTTCAATCTTGAATGTTAGTAATCAGACGGTAATCACCGATGCAATACAGCCATTTGCCAAAGCGATTCGAGTCGAGACCTTTACCATGACGACGCGGATCATCCATCCCGACCAGATTCTTCTTGATCCAGGACATGATGATCCGCGCTTGTGAGGGCTCCATTTTCTTAAGAGATTTTTGAGCCCAATGCTCAAACTCTGCTGTATATGCTGTCATTCTAAATCAAGTTCCTTCATCACGTCGTCGAAAGAGATAGATTCTGATTTTTTACGATATGTTGCCATGAGATCATGGTAGAATTGTAAATCGATTTCTCCTTCGATACGGTCGATGACGATATCGCGAACGAGTGAAGAAATCGTGATGTTATTTGCCTTTGCATATTCTTTTATGAGTCGTGCATCCTGATCATCCAAACGTATGGAAATGGTGCTCATGATTATCATCTCCTCTGTATTATATTGTAATACAGATTAAGCTTTACACATCATGAATGGGAAGAATTTAAAAGTATAAATCATATCTCTCACTACAAGAGTTTAAGTTACAAAATTTGAACAATCACCATCATTGTAGAAATTGTAATGACTGCTAAAGGATAAACAACAACTACTTGTGTTGCATAATAGGAAATTATTATATCCGATTTAGTTTTCCTTAGGCGTAGCTTTACGTTATTTTATTTTTCTGCCTCTACTTCATACCTCTCTAAAAATTCATCAACAGAGACTTTTTCATTTACTTCACTCGTTGATTTACTCGAGGAAATGGTGTGAGATGATCCTTTTAAATCATCTGGACTCGATTGAATTTCAAGCACTAATGTATCACCTAAACCCGTTTCAAGCCCACTCTTGAAGTTAAAAGTTCGTGTTACATAAGCTTCAGCATAATTTCGTTGATTTTCGGAGTACACTTTTACGTTAGAAATTTTATAACTAAATGAATGTAACTGTTGTTTATCCATTTTTGTACTAGATAGAAAAATTAATACAGCCTCGTCGCGTGAAGATAATCTGGATTGATTGGTGTGTGCTAACGGCGTATTGTTTAAAAAATCCGCTTTTTGTTGCTCCAGGA
This region of Exiguobacterium acetylicum DSM 20416 genomic DNA includes:
- the relB gene encoding type II toxin-antitoxin system RelB family antitoxin translates to MSTISIRLDDQDARLIKEYAKANNITISSLVRDIVIDRIEGEIDLQFYHDLMATYRKKSESISFDDVMKELDLE
- a CDS encoding type II toxin-antitoxin system RelE family toxin gives rise to the protein MTAYTAEFEHWAQKSLKKMEPSQARIIMSWIKKNLVGMDDPRRHGKGLDSNRFGKWLYCIGDYRLITNIQD